CGGTTTGATTGTACATGCCGCCGCCGCTTCCAGGACTTCCCGATGGAGGTTGAAGGCCGGCGTAGTTGTTGGCGAAGGTGATTTGGCTTTTCAGCGTGAGGTCTCCGTTCTGATTGTAGATCGCGCCGCCACTTTGCGCAGACTCGTTCAGTTCGAAAAGGGTGCTGGAAATATCGAAACGACCGTTCTCGATATAGATCGCACCGCCGTGGCTTGGCGCGGCGGAACCCTGGACCATGGCGGAGTTCTCCTGGAAGGTATTTCCGCCGAGGGTGAAACGGCCGTCTTCGGCGTAGATGGCCCCACCGTGCGAGCGAGATTCATTGTTGTGGAACTCCACGTTGTAGAAGGCGAACTGTGCTTCGGCGCTTTCGCTGTAGATCGCGCCGCCCTGCCAGGCGATGTTGCCGCGAAAGGTCGTGTGGTTGAGGGTCATGGGAATGCCGACGTCCCCGGCGTTGAAGATGGCGCCGCCCTGGGCGGCACGGTTGGTGAGGAAAAGCGTGTCCTGATCGGCGGTGACGGTGCCGCGGTTGAAGATCGCACCGCCGAAGGTTTGACTGAGATTGGCCTCCAGCGTGACCTGGTTCAAGGTGAGTCCGCCGCCGACGCTGCAGCAGCGCAGCGTTGCCGTTGATGCGCATGTTCGTGGTGATGATCGGAAGCGCGTTGTAGCCGTGTCCGCCGTCGTCGTTGTCCTCGGAGGTGAAGGTGTAGGTGCAGTTCGGATCGAGATTGATGACGGTGGTGTCGTTGTTTGCGTTGGCCGCATTGATGGCGAGGATCAGGTCGTTCTCACTGCAGGTGACGTTGATCACGGATGGTGGATTGCAGCCGGCAAGCAAGATGGTGATGAATTAGGCCGTGAATATCACAGCGCCGGATTTCATTTTTCTACACATGGCGAGTCCTCCCCTTTTGTAATCCGATTATTTGTCTAGAACCTGTTTTCAAGGGGTGTGCGTGGGGTGTGCGGATGATTCGTGGCCCCTCTTGCTTTCTGTAACGATTACTCCATGCAACTTGTGACACATTGATTGTACAACTTGAAGCTTGCGAATACGCCATTCTAATGCGGTCAACAACTCGTACGGCGGAAGGGGAAGTCATTGACAAACTTGATATTGCGTAGTATTCTAAAATTAGAATAATATAGTGATAGGATAATCGTGTGACAAACGCAGAACTGGCGATATTGAGTTTGATTTCGGAAAAACCCCGGCACGGCTACGAAATCGAGAGCGTGATCGAGGAACGCGGCATGCGCGAATGGACGGAGATCGGTTTCTCCTCGATCTATTACCTGCTCAAGAAACTGGAAGACGAAGGTTTGCTTGAGGGAGATCTGGAAGCGGCCGAGCGCGGCCCGGCGCGCAAGGTCTATCACATCACACGTGCGGGGCGGGATGTGCTGCACGCGGGCGTGTTGGAGTCGCTCTCGATTCCGCAGCACTGCTACAGTCCGCTGCAGCTGGGGCTGGCCAACATGCCGGGGATCGGGCAGGAGGAGGCGCTGCTATCGCTGCGCAAGTATCACCAGGCGCTGCAGGAGCGTTCGATGCACATACGCGAACGTCGGGACTCCCAGCGTCCGCTGCCCTACTTCGTGGAGGCGGTGTTCGAACATTCGCTGACGATGATCGAGGCCGAGCAGCAATGGATCGAAAAATTCACCCGGCAGGTGGAGACGGAGAGAGATGACCAAGATTGATTTCAAGAAGCAGATGAAAGACCTGTACAGCCCACCCCGGGGCAGGTTCTCCATCGTGGAAGTGCCGAGGATGAACTACATCATGATCGATGGCCGCGGCGACCCCAACACGGCGCCGGCCTATCAGCAGGCCGTCGAAGCGCTCTACGCCACGGCGTACAAACTCAAGTTCACGAGCAAGAAAGAGCTGGCTAAGGACTACGTCGTCCCGCCACTGGAAGGGTTGTGGGGATCGGAAGGGATGCAGGCAAAACTGGCTGCGGCACAAAATGCGGCGGATTGGCAGGCGATCTTCGCCGTTTCGGATCGGCATGAATGGCGGTGGACGATGATGATCATGCAGCCGGCCTGGATCACGGCAGAGATGGTCACACGAATCCGTGAACAAGTCGGAAAGGCGAAAGATCTCCCCGCACTGGAAAAGCTGCGTTTTGATTCGCTCGACGAGGGCCTTTCGGTTCAGGTATTACACGTAGGGCCGTACGCCGACGAGGGGCCCGTGCTGGCCGAAATGCACCTCGATTTCATCCCCAACAACGGTTACGTCGAAGGCGGGAAGCATCACGAAATCTATCTCAGCGACCCGCGCAAGACGGCACCGGAAAAACTCAAGACCGTGCTGCGGCAGCCGGTTAAGGAGAATAAATGTGTCGATGAATCCTTTGCAAGGTTTTAGATCCTTCGAAACCCATCACTGCGTTACCGGTTCGATGCTGCATGTTTATCACTTCAACAGCCATCCGTTGAGCGAGGACATGCTCCTAGGTATCGGTTCGGGGCTGGGATTCTTCTATTGGCATCAGAAGGGCATGATCCCCATGTTCCTCGGCCGCGGCAACGTGCATCGACCGGGTGTGGAGGGTCTGGAGATTACCACGGGAAGGCGCACCGGCGTCCGCGTGGAACGCTTCCACACCAGCAGCCGCAAG
The Anaerolineales bacterium genome window above contains:
- a CDS encoding PadR family transcriptional regulator; the protein is MTNAELAILSLISEKPRHGYEIESVIEERGMREWTEIGFSSIYYLLKKLEDEGLLEGDLEAAERGPARKVYHITRAGRDVLHAGVLESLSIPQHCYSPLQLGLANMPGIGQEEALLSLRKYHQALQERSMHIRERRDSQRPLPYFVEAVFEHSLTMIEAEQQWIEKFTRQVETERDDQD
- a CDS encoding GyrI-like domain-containing protein, giving the protein MTKIDFKKQMKDLYSPPRGRFSIVEVPRMNYIMIDGRGDPNTAPAYQQAVEALYATAYKLKFTSKKELAKDYVVPPLEGLWGSEGMQAKLAAAQNAADWQAIFAVSDRHEWRWTMMIMQPAWITAEMVTRIREQVGKAKDLPALEKLRFDSLDEGLSVQVLHVGPYADEGPVLAEMHLDFIPNNGYVEGGKHHEIYLSDPRKTAPEKLKTVLRQPVKENKCVDESFARF